DNA sequence from the Nocardioides jiangxiensis genome:
CCGACATGGGCAACGCGATGACCGAGCGGTTCAACGTCGGCGGCGCGATGCTGCTCAAGCTCTTCGGCCGCCGCGAGTCCGAGGACGCGCTCTTCGCCTCCAAGGCGGGGGTCGTGCGCGACCTCGGCATCCGGATCGCGCTCGTCACCCGGATCTTCGCCGCCACGCTCATGCTGATCCCGGCGCTCGCCACCGCGGTCGCGTACGGCGTCGGCGGCCACCTGGTGATCTCGGGTGCGCTCTCCGTCGGCACGCTGCTCGCCCTCGCGACGCTGCTGCTGCGCCTGCTCGGGCCGCTGCAGGGCCTCTCCAACGTGCGCGTCGACGTGATGACCGCGCTGGTCTCCTTCGAGCGCGTCTTCGAGGTGCTCGACCTCGAGCCGGCGATCCAGGACGCGCCCGACGCGGTCGTGCTGCCCCGGTCGGCCGCGTCGATCGAGTTCGACCACGTCTCCTTCACCTACCCCAAGGCCGCCGACGTCTCGCTGGCCTCCCTCGAGGCCGTGGCGCGCAAGGAGTCGCGGGACGTGCGCGAGGTGCTGCACGACGTCTCGTTCACGGTCCGCCCCGGTCAGATGGTCGCTCTGGTGGGACCGTCGGGTGCCGGCAAGACGACACTGACCCACCTCGTCGCCCGGTTGTACGACGCGACGAGTGGCGCTGTCCGCGTGGGCGGGCACGACGTACGCGAGGTGACGCTGGAGTCGCTCGAGGCGCAGGTCGGCTACGTCACCCAGGACGCGCACATGTTCCACGACACGATGCGGGCCAACCTGCTCTACGCGCGGCCCGAGGCCACCGAGGCCGAGGTCTGGGCGGCGCTCGAGGCGGCGCAGATCGCGACGATGGTGCGCGCGCTGCCCGACGGTCTCGAGACGGTCGTGGGCGACCGCGGCTACCGGCTCTCGGGCGGTGAGCGCCAGCGGCTGGCGATCGCCCGGCTGCTGCTGAAGGCGCCGGCGATCGTGGTCCTCGACGAGGCGACCGCGCACCTGGACTCGGAGTCCGAGGTCGCGGTGCAGCGCGCCCTCGACGCCGCGCTCGAGGGGCGCACGTCGCTGGTGATCGCGCACCGGCTCTCCACGATCCGGCACGCCGACCAGATCCTGGTGGTCGACGACGGCACGGTCGTCGAGACCGGCACCCACGACTCGCTGCTCTCCGAGGGCGGGCTGTACGCCGAGCTGCACGCGACGCAGTTCGCCCGGACGCTCGAGGCCTGACGGGGCCGCGGGTCAGACCAGGTACTGGTCGGCCCACGCGCTGATGATGCGGCCGGCGCGGGCGGCCTGGCCCTTGGCCGTCATCAGGTGGTCGGTGCCCTCGAGGTCGACGTAGCTGCGCGGGTGGTGCGCGGAGCGGAAGATCTGGCCGGCGTTGCGAATCCCGACGGTCTCGTCGGTGGGGGAGTGCATGACGAGCAGCGGCCGGGCCAGCGAGGCGATGTCGCGCTGCAGGTCGTAGGCGCGCACCACCTCGACGAAGTGGCGGCGCACGGTCAGTGCCTTGCCGCCGACGAGCCACTCGGCCTCGCCGTCCTGCATGACCCGGTCGATGATCGCGTCGTACTGCTTGTCGACGTTGGCGGGGTCGAACGGCGCTCCCACGGTCGCGACCGCGACGGCCGAGGTGCGGTGGGCGGCGGCGAGGACGGCCGAGCCGCCGAACGAGTGGCCGACCAGGAGCTGCGGGCGGGTGCCGCGTCCGGTCATGAAGTCCCACGCCTCGACGATGTCGTCGACCTTGTGCGTGAAGGAGCCGGAGCCCCAGTCGCCCTCGGAGTCGCCCAGGCCGATCGCGTCGAAGCGGAGCATGCCGATGCCCTCCGCGGCGAGCTGCTTGCAGATGCGGGCCGCTGCGGGGGAGTCCTTGCCAAGCGTGAAGCCGTGGGAGAAGACGCCCCAGCCGCGGACCGTGCCCTGCGGCTCGTCGACCAGACCTGCCAGCATCTCGCCCGTCGAGCTCGGGAAGCGCACCTTCGTTGCCACGGAGCCAACCTAGGGCGCGGCGAGCCTGCGGTCGGACGTTCGCGGCTCCGGTCCGGAAACTGGAAAGTAACCGCGCCCGTGGTCGGGTTGAATGGGCCCATGATCTCGGTGACCGCTGCCCTCGGCATGGCGGCGGTGGCGTTCGGCATGGTGCTGACGCCCGGGCCGAACATGATGTACCTCGTCTCGCGTTCGCTGACGCAGGGACGGCGAGCAGGGCTGGTGTCGCTGTGCGGCGTGGTGACCGGCTTCCTCGTGTACGTGCTGGCTACGGCGCTCGGTCTCGCACTCCTCTTCGTCGCCGTGCCCTCACTCTTCCTCGTCGTGAAGGTGCTCGGCGCGCTCTACCTGCTGTGGCTCGCGTGGGGGATGGTGCGCGGCTCGCGCAACGCCTTCCGTGCCGACGCCTCGCTACCGGCGCACTCCACGCGTCGGCTCTACGCCATGGGCCTCACCACCTGCCTGCTCAACCCCAAGCTGGCCCTCATGTACGGCGCGCTGCTGCCGCAGTTCGTCTCCCCGTCAGCCGGGTCGACGGCCGGGCAGATCGTCGAGCTCGGCCTCATCCAGATCACCGTCGCCGGCTCCGTCAACGGGCTCTGGGTGCTCGTCGCCGACCAGGTGTCGCGACTCCTCGAACGGAGCCGCCGCACCGAGACCGGCGTGCGCTGGGGGACCGCCGGCCTGCTCGCGTTCTTCGCCGTCCACCTCGGGCTCGCGCAGGCGAGCGCGTGACGGGGCAGCCGCCTGCCGTCCGCGGCGTCGCGCTGCGCCGCGGCGTACCTGTGGACGCGGGGGCGCTCGCCGCCCTGCACCTCGACGTCTGGGAGGACGCGTACGCCGACCTGATGCCGGACCGTGTCTTCGAGGAACGCCGTGCCCAACTGCCGCAGCGGGTCGCGAGCTGGCGGTCGCTGCTCGAGTCTGCTGACTGCTCGGCCGTCGTGGCCGAGACGCGTGACGGGCTCGTCGGCTTCGCGACCGTGGGTCCGGCGCAGGAGCCGGATCCTGCTGTGCCAGCAGAGGAGCTGTGGACGCTCTACCTCCGCACCAACTGGTGGGGACGGGGGCTGGGCCACGCGCTGCTCGCCGAGGTGCTGGGGGAGCGTCCTGCACACCTGTGGGTCCTGGTCGGCAACCACCGCGCGACCACGTTCTACGAACGGCACGGCTTCGTCGCCGACGGTGCCCGGCGGAGTGATGACCTGGGCGCCGAGGTGCGGATGGTGCGTGGATAGGTGCGCTGTCGACGGCTAAGTGGTCCTTGATCGCGGCGACCGGATCTGCCGAATTGAGGACGGAACGGCCCCGCTACCGATCGACTGCCACCGAGTTTGTGTGAGCACCTGGCAACGCTCGTAGTGCCTCATGCAAGGCCAGCGCGCGACGTGCCCGGAGCAGTCGCATCCGGGCGGTACCTGGCCGCATCCCGAGTACGGCCGCGGCTTCGGCAGTCTGCAGTTGCTCCCACTCCGTGAGGCGGATGAGTTCACGGTCGGTCTCCGCCAGGCTTGCGAGGGCCTCGTGCACGGCGCGGGCTCGGGTCCCAGTATCGCTCTCCGTACCCTCAAGGCTGGACTCAAGCAGCCGGGCTCGCTCATCCTCCGCGCGAGAGCGACGGGCAACCGTCCGATGCTGAGCTAGCAGTAGGCGACGTGCCGTTCCGAAGAGCCAGGCC
Encoded proteins:
- a CDS encoding ABC transporter ATP-binding protein → MSGMQGMAPMMRNLRTDRSILERKLARDTLRRVLGFARPHRRLITAFLVLTIIDAGLVVVAPLLVQRMVDDGVLKGDGGLITTLALAMAAVALLDALLSVAAGLLSSRIGEGLIFDLRTRVFGHVQRQSLAFFTRTQTGALVSRLNNDVMGAQRAFTSTLSSTVSNLISVVVVGVAMIALSWQVTFLCLCLFPLLVLSSRIVGGKLAGLARMQMDGNADMGNAMTERFNVGGAMLLKLFGRRESEDALFASKAGVVRDLGIRIALVTRIFAATLMLIPALATAVAYGVGGHLVISGALSVGTLLALATLLLRLLGPLQGLSNVRVDVMTALVSFERVFEVLDLEPAIQDAPDAVVLPRSAASIEFDHVSFTYPKAADVSLASLEAVARKESRDVREVLHDVSFTVRPGQMVALVGPSGAGKTTLTHLVARLYDATSGAVRVGGHDVREVTLESLEAQVGYVTQDAHMFHDTMRANLLYARPEATEAEVWAALEAAQIATMVRALPDGLETVVGDRGYRLSGGERQRLAIARLLLKAPAIVVLDEATAHLDSESEVAVQRALDAALEGRTSLVIAHRLSTIRHADQILVVDDGTVVETGTHDSLLSEGGLYAELHATQFARTLEA
- a CDS encoding alpha/beta hydrolase family protein yields the protein MATKVRFPSSTGEMLAGLVDEPQGTVRGWGVFSHGFTLGKDSPAAARICKQLAAEGIGMLRFDAIGLGDSEGDWGSGSFTHKVDDIVEAWDFMTGRGTRPQLLVGHSFGGSAVLAAAHRTSAVAVATVGAPFDPANVDKQYDAIIDRVMQDGEAEWLVGGKALTVRRHFVEVVRAYDLQRDIASLARPLLVMHSPTDETVGIRNAGQIFRSAHHPRSYVDLEGTDHLMTAKGQAARAGRIISAWADQYLV
- a CDS encoding LysE family translocator, with product MISVTAALGMAAVAFGMVLTPGPNMMYLVSRSLTQGRRAGLVSLCGVVTGFLVYVLATALGLALLFVAVPSLFLVVKVLGALYLLWLAWGMVRGSRNAFRADASLPAHSTRRLYAMGLTTCLLNPKLALMYGALLPQFVSPSAGSTAGQIVELGLIQITVAGSVNGLWVLVADQVSRLLERSRRTETGVRWGTAGLLAFFAVHLGLAQASA
- a CDS encoding GNAT family N-acetyltransferase, whose product is MTGQPPAVRGVALRRGVPVDAGALAALHLDVWEDAYADLMPDRVFEERRAQLPQRVASWRSLLESADCSAVVAETRDGLVGFATVGPAQEPDPAVPAEELWTLYLRTNWWGRGLGHALLAEVLGERPAHLWVLVGNHRATTFYERHGFVADGARRSDDLGAEVRMVRG
- a CDS encoding RNA polymerase sigma factor, with protein sequence MLASRPCEPRRNWSPALSGATKADLAKLYELHAGELHGYLYRRAGQAGADLLGEVFVIALQRLADLPEPQLRRAWLFGTARRLLLAQHRTVARRSRAEDERARLLESSLEGTESDTGTRARAVHEALASLAETDRELIRLTEWEQLQTAEAAAVLGMRPGTARMRLLRARRALALHEALRALPGAHTNSVAVDR